The nucleotide window ATTAAAGACTGCCTCAGTCGCGGTGACACTCCGACCATTATCATTATTCACATAATGACCACCCTGGGTCGCCAGTAGCTGTTCGAAGAACCAACCATAGGTAAGCATGGAAAAGCCATATCTTTCGGTGACATTACCATTCTTCTTCGTCAGCTGAGCTGCCACCTCCTGGATTTCTGAATAGGTTCGAGGCGGATTCTCAGGATCTAGCCCTGCATCACGAAAAGCATCTTTATTATAGATCAAGACCGGTGTCGATGAGTTAAATGGCATGGAATATAATTTCCCATCAATGGAGTAGTAGGAGATAATATTAGATTCTAACTGGGAAAGATCATAGCCATCCTTTTCAATAAAGGTATGGATGGGCTCAATGAAACCACTATCAATCATAAACTTCGTCCCAATCTCAAAGGTTTGAATAATCGTAGGAGCATCCTTCGTTCCTCCTACAGGTCGGAACTTCGTTAATGCCTCATCATATGATCCTTGGAAGATGGGTTCAACAAACACCTTATTCTGTGACTGATTGAACTCATTTACAACACTCTCCAAAGAATCCTTGGCATTACCGCCCATGGCATGCCAGAAGGTCACCTTTACCTTCCCATCGCTGGTTTTCTCTGTCGATGCTGTACCCTCCTTACTACTGCATGCAACCAAACTCCATGTTAAGAGGATGGTTAACATGATTACACTTCCCATCCGTAAATAGCGCTTTAACATCGTTTCTCACTCCTCACCATCACTTTTCATGCTTTATTTAATTGCTCCTTGCGTTAAGCCTTTTTGAAGTTGCTTTTGCCCTGCAAAAAGTAAGAGTAAAGACGGGATCACAACAACAATTGCTCCAGCCATCACCACCCCCCAAGCGGTACTTATTTCTTGACTCTGCATCTGCTTAAGACCAATCTGTACTGTTCGTACAGCCTTTTCATCATTGGTCACTAGCAAAGGCCATAGATACATATTCCATGTCGTTAGAAAAGCATAAGCACCTAAGGTGACGAAGCTGATTCGAGAGACAGGAACCACCACGCGAAGATAGATTTGGAAGCGATTCAAGCCTTCCATCTGGGCAGCTTCAATCAGCTCATAGGGAATGGTTTTAAAGTGCTGACGCAATAAGAAGGTGCCAAATGCCGTGGCGAAGAAGGGTATGGTCAATGCTGGTAAACGATCGATCCAATCGAGCTGTTGAATGGTTAGGTAGTTGGGAATCATCGTAGCTTCCCAAGGGATCATCATCGTAGAGATGAAGAGAAAGAAGAGAAAATTCCTTCCCTTGAACTGAATAAAGACAAAGGCATAGGCTGCTAAGCTTGCAATCACTAATTGACCGATCATAACCAAGAAGGAGACTTGGAAGCTGTTCCAGAGATAACGCAGCAAGGGTACGCTCATGAAGGCTTGCACATAGTTATCCAATTTCCATGAATTAGGAATGAAAGTCCCACGCAAAATCTCTGCCCCATCCATGAAGCTAATCATCGATGCAACGATGATGGGAAAGAAAAGGATGAGTGCTGAGATGGTTAATAAACCATAGTATAAAACCTTTTTGAAGGGACTCATTGATAATGCACCCTTTTCTCACCCAGTTTGAATTGGAGGATGGTCACCACAAGGATACATAGAAAGAGGAGTACGGCCTGTGCACTGGCTGTCCCAAACTGGTAGTTGATAAAGGCATCACGATAAATGGAATAGACGATTACATTGGTGGCATTGGAAGGACCACCCTTCGTTAAAATATCCACTTGTCCAAACGTTTGAAAGGAATTGATTAAGGTGATGGTCATTACAAAGAACAGGGTAGGCGAGAGCATTGGCAAGGTGATCCGCCGTAACTGATACCAGTAGTTAGCACCATCAATCCGAGCACTCTCATAGAGATGCTCATCAATATTCTGTAGTCCTCCCAATAAAATTAAGAAGGTAAAGCCCGTGTTCATCCAGATCGTAATAATAGCAATTGAGATCAATGCCCAAGTGGGATCGAGCAACCATTCGATCTGCTCTAGTCCGAACAAGGCAAGGAGACGGTTTAGTACACCGATGCTTGGATGGAAAAAGAAAAGCCAGATCACCGATGAGGCGGCTACTGAGATCCCCATGGTGGAGGAGAAGATGGTTCGGAAAAAGCCAATTCCCTTCAGCTTCTCATTGGCTAATAAGGCGAGATATAAGGCCAGCATCACACTGGATGGTACCGTATAAATGACAAAGAGAAAGGTTGCCTGAACACTTTTGGCAAAACTTTCCGATGTCAATAGATATGTATAGTTCTCTAAACCAACAAAGAGCGCGGGATCACCTCGTTGGTCGGTTAAGAAAAAGCTTAAGTAGATGGTCTTCACCATGGGATAAAAGACAAAGATGGTGAAGAGAATGATGGATGGTAAAAGATAGAGTAGGGCAACGCGTAGTCCCACTGTTCTCTTCCACCAATTCAGTTGAGAACGTTGCTTCAGCTCAAGCTGAGGTTGAAATTGAGCATGATGATTCATGCCATCACCTCATCTGCAAGTAAGGTCCGTTCACCATTAGCTGGCGCCTTTAGTAGCTTGCCCGTCTCGCCATGAAAGAGACAGAGTGCCTGATAATCCAAACGGATCGGGAGCTGATCCCCAACTTGAACACGCCATTGCCCACTCCACTTTGCATGCCAAGCCTGCCCTTGTACCTGGAATGTCGCAATGGTCTCATGACCTAAAACCTCAACATTGATAATCTCTACAGTGCTCTGATTGACTCCAATGCCCTGGCCTGACCCCTCAGCCGGTTGAATCAATTCAGGTCGGACACCAACGATGATCTTCTCGCCATCTCGAAGGGGAAGAGATGAGGATGCAGGGACAGGAATCGAAGAAAGCCCTTCGAGCTGAATGGAGCCCTGCTGAGACCAGTAGGCTTCAGCTAGATTCATCGGTGGTGAACCAATAAAAGTGGCAACAAATGGGTTGGCTGGCTGATTGTAAATCTCCAGTGGTGTGCCTATCTGTTGTACTATGCCATGATCCAATATCATCATGCGATCGCCCATGGTCATAGCCTCGATCTGATCGTGGGTCACATAGATCATGGTGATCCCTAAACGCCGTTGAATCTGACGAATTTCTGAGCGCATATAGGCACGTAGCTTCGCATCCAAATTGGATAATGGCTCATCCATTAAGCAGATAGGGGACTCATTCACAATGGCACGAGCAAGCGCCACCCGCTGCCGTTGCCCACCTGAAAGCTCACGAGGCTTTCGCTTTAAATAAGGCATAAGGCCAAGCATCTCTGCCACATCAAAGCAGCGCTTCTTCCGCTCTACCTTCGGCACCTTCCGAACCTTTAACCCAAAAACAATATTCTCCTCCACTGTAAGATGAGGATAGAGTGCATAGTTTTGAAAAACCATGGAGATCTCTCGTTTACTGGGGTGTAGCTGGGTTGCCAAAGTATTCCCGATATATAATTCACCAGATGTAATCTCCTCTAACCCTGCAATCATTCGAAGCATGGTGCTCTTCCCACAGCCCGAAGGACCAACTAGAACAAAAAACTCGCCTGGCTCAATGGTGACATTCACATTTTGAATGACGGTTGTTTTTTGATCATATGACTTGGAAATATCCCTTAGTTCTACTTGTTTCACGCTAGATATCCCCCTCACCATTACTTTCTCTGCTCCAGTTGGAACATCTCTCATCTTACGATAACTTATTCAATTCCATGTCAATTTATTGTAAAAATATTTATAATTTTGCTTTCATTCCCGTTCCTTTCCACTATAGGAGAGGATGGGCATCTCACATTCTACATGCTTGACCCCTGCAACCATCTTTAATTGTGCAGTAACATTGGCCCAATCGAAACGGGCACTATAACGCCCTCGAATACCCACACCAAGCCGCCCTTCTTCAAGTAGATCATGATCGGAAACCGTCAAGTGCTGAACATCCATCCCATGCTCCCTGACAATCTTTAAGATTTGATGGATGAGACCCGGTCGATCATCCATCACTATCCAGAGCTCACTAAGCTTCTTCGGAACTAAGAAGCGCCCTTCAATCTCCCCGAGAATACTTACACTAAACAAGACCAAGAGCGTTGTGACAATGGCAGGTGTATAATAGCCAGCCCCTACACATAAGCCGATGGCAGCTACTACCCAAAGCATAGCTGCTGTGGTTAGGCCAGTAACGATGTGATTGGCTTGTCGGAGAATGGCACCTGCCCCTAAGAATCCAATCCCACTGATTACACCATGAGCCAGTCGTGTTGGATCAAAGCGAGCATTGGGATGGTTCTCCACATCAAGAAAGCCATAGGTGGATAGCATCATCACCAAGGCAGAACCTACTGAAACCAGTAAATTGGTTTTCAAACCAGCTTGCTTATTCCGAAGATCACGCTCCCAGCCGATCAAACCGCCTAAGATGGCTGCGAGAATTAAGCGACCTAGCATGGTGATGGTATCGATGTTTTCGATCATGACCGTAGCTCCTTTCATGTCAATGTTGCACTACACAATCTATGAAGTCGGGACAGCTGATACCACTGCTTCCAACTCTGTCATCAGTTCATCGCGATAGTTTTGTTGGACCTCCTTCGACCAATGAAGGTATGCTGCCATATAATCGATAATCTGTTCCTTCCACTGCTGGACCATCTCAATATTGAAGAGAAGAGCGCCACTTCTCCGAATCAAAAAATCACTGGGCTTCACCACCATCTCATACTCCATTCCATACTGAAGTGGAACAAGGATATTTAAGGGGATTGAAATTTCTCCGTCCAAGGAAGATGCCTGCTGTTCTGCAGTGAAGTGGCGATAAATCTGAAATAGACGATCGATATTCGAACCGTACTGATTGATCCAATACTCTGCTTCCTCTTTCGTTAAGCCAAGATCCATACCTTCCCTACACTTTTGCAAAATGAATTGTGAATATCCATGGGAGCCTCCCACTTCACCTCCTGAGATGGGTAATTCCTTCGTACGACATGGACCTATCTCACCGAAACCTATCTGTTGTAATTGAGCAACTACTTGGTTCACAACATTCTCTGCCATTTTCCGATATCCCGTTAATTTTCCTCCTGCAATGGAGATGAGACCACTTGGTGAAATGAAGATCTCATCCTTCCGCGAGATTTCCGAAGGATCACGACCTTCCTCATGAATCAATGGCCGTAACCCAGCCCAGCCCGATTCCATATCCTTTGGCTTGATTTTCAGCTCTGGAAAGATATAATCCACCGCACGTAGCAGATAGTTGAGGTCAGCCTCTGACATTTGGGGTCGAGCATAATCGCCATCATAGTTGGTGTCCGTAGTACCTACATAGGTTTTCCCATCACGGGGAATGGCAAAAACCATTCGTCCATCGGGTGTATCAAAATAGACTGCATGAGATAAGGGAAACTTTCCTTGATCGAAAACAAGATGTACACCCTTCGTTACATGTAAGGTCTTCCCTTGCTTCGAGCCATCCATCTCCCGTAGGTAATCCACCCAGGGTCCTGTGGCATTAACGATTTTTTTAGCATTAATTTCATACTGTTCACCTGTAAGCTGATCCTCCGCAACGACACCGACCACTCGGTTCTCTTCATAGCGTAGCTGAACCACCTTGGTATAATTAACCATCTCCGCTCCGTAGACTACTGCGCTCTTTAATACCTCAATGGTTAAGCGAGCATCATCAGTACGATACTCCACATAGAGCCCGCTCCCTCTTAACCCTTCTTTCTTTAGACTAGGAACCAATTCGAGGGTCTCTTCTACATTGAGCATCCGCCTTCGTTCAACGCCTTTCACTCCCGCTAATCGATCATAGAGCCATAACCCTAATGATGTGCTGAGTGGACCAAATGTACCACCTTCATAAAAGGGAAGAAGCATCCACTCTGGCTGTGTCACATGAGGGCCATTTTCATATACAATGGTCCGTTCCCGTCCTACCTCAGCTACCATCTTTACTTTTCCTTGCTTAAGATAACGAAGACCACCATGAACGAGCTTCGTGGAACGACTAGATGTTCCACTAGCAAAATCCTGCATCTCTAAAAGAGCTGTCTTCAATCCTCGTGTTTGAGCATCCAAGGCAATACCTGCTCCTGTAATTCCTCCGCCAATGATTAATAGATCATATGCTTCCTTCTCCATAGCTTGAAGCATATGTACGCGTTGCCTTGCTGACATTCCGCTAGACATTGTAAGCCTCCTCTTCTGATATTCTCCTCTTTTTTCCATTCAATATTTCTAGCATCCCTTTTTAGTGCCTTCTCTCTATAAGCAATTCATTTATATGAAGGAAAAATAAAAGAGAACGCCAACACCCTACCAGGAATGGTGTAGGGCAACGTCTCTCTCCATTTATAGACATTATTTTACTTTTCGATTATAGTGTACCATCTTTTGATATTTTATGCTATATAGGTTACTTACTTTCCATTCCCATTTACTTTCTTTCTCCGCTATGCTACTATCCTACGTATCGTAGTTGATCGGATGCATATGCACTAGCATATGTATGACGTAAGGAGTGTTATCTATGCAGCAGACCTACTCCCTCCAAGAAAAAATCTCTCAATTCTGGATCATCCTCTTTCCCATCTTCATCTCGCAAATCGGCCTTTTCTCCATGAATATCGTAGATACGATGATGTCAGGGCATGTAGGTCCGGGCGAACTGGCTGGAGTTGCTATTGGCTCTAGTCTATGGCTACCCATCTTCGCTGGTTTGAATGGGATCTTCATCGCCATGACGCCCATTGTTGCACAACAATTAGGCGCAGGCGAGCAAAAAAAGATCGCCTTCTATGTTCGACAAGGTCTTTATGTGGCTGTCGTAATCGCCCTTTTCGTCTATTTCATTGGGTTCTTTCTCCTAGACATCATCTTAAATGGGATGAGCATTGAAGAGCATGTCCGCTACGTGGCGAAGCATTACTTGATTGGTTTAACTACAGGAATCATCCCACTATTTATGTTTCAGATCCTACGGTCAACCATCGATGCGTTGGGACATACTCGCGTTACCATGTTTATTACTTTGATTGCACTCCCTGTCAATGTTCTACTGAACTATCTTCTCATCTTTGGTAAGCTAGGTTTCCCGCGCCTAGGCGGGATCGGTGCAGGATATGCTACAGCACTTACCTATCTCTTTATCGTTCTCGTCACAGGATTCTTGCTTCGAAGACTTCCAGCACTTAATGAATATCAAATTTTACAGGGACGCTTTCCTGTGGACTTAGCAGTTTGGAAGGAGCTATTAAAGGTAGGTATGCCCATCGGCCTTGCTCTTTTCTTTGAGACTAGCATCTTTGCTGCTGTTACCCTCTTGATGAGTTCATACGATACCATTACCATTGCATCTCACCAAGGAGCCATGACGTTTGAGTCCTTCCTCTACATGGTACCCTTAAGTATCTCCATGGCACTTACCATCGTCGTGGGCTATGAAGCTGGCGCAAAGCGTTACCAAGATGCCAAAGTATATATTCAGATTGGTATTACACTTGCTGTATTGTTTGGCTTATTACTTGCTGTATTCATCTATCTCTTCCGTGCTAATGTGGCGGGGTTCTTTACAAAGGATCATGACACGCTTCTTCTTACCCAACATTTCTTGATATATGCCATCTTTTTTCAGCTTTCCGATGCTGTTGCAGCACCATTACAAGGTGCATTACGAGGCTTCAAGGATGTGAATTGGATCTTTATCATGGCGATGATTTCCTATTGGATTATCGGCCTACCTCTCGGCTTTATATTGTCCAACTATACCTCACTTGGTCCATTCGGTTATTGGGTGGGATTGATAACAGGCCTTGCTGCTGGTGCAGTAACCTTGAGTGGTCGGATGTTCTATCTCCTGCGTCAATTACAGCATCATGCATAAAGGGAGAAACAAACATAAAAAGTACCGATCAACGGGATCGGCACTTGTCGAGAGGAAAGCTATGGAGGTTACGAAATTAAACTACTTGTCCATGGCAAAAATAGTAAAATCTACATGTTATCTTGGGAGGGTAACTTCCATTACCTGATTATTGAGAATCGTCTTGTAATATTGCTATAATCTTTCTAATATAGAACTTATTAGATGCAGTAGTGAACAATTCATTCTCCTAAGCGATTCATATTCCAAAAAAAACAAGGGGGGTCATAATGAAGATATTAGAAAGCATTGTTTCTGTAAGCAACGACATTTTATGGACTTATGTATTGATTATTCTACTGATTGGATTAGGCATGTACTTTACAATCAGAAGCAATTTTGTTCAATTCCGCATGATTGGAGAGATGTTTCGTCTCTTAGGGCAAGGTACGAAGGGCAGCAAAGAGAAGAAAGGGATCACCTCCTTCCAAGCATTTAGTATCGGAACAGCAGCGCGAGTAGGTACTGGCAATCTAGCTGGGGTAGCTCTCGCTATTGCCACAGGGGGGCCTGGCGCTGTCTTCTGGATGTGGATCATCGCATTAATCGGCGCTGCTTCCAGCTTCGTGGAGAGTACTCTTGCCCAGATTTATAAGGTGAAGGACGAAAAAGGATACCGTGGTGGCCCCGCCTATTACATGGAGAAGGGTCTTAACCGCAGATGGATGGGTATCCTCTTTGCTGTGTTAATCACCTTATGTTTTGGCTTTGTCTTTAATTCTGTTCAAGCCAATACCATCAGCCTTGCTTTTAATAATGCTTATGGGATCGACCGCGATTGGATGGGTCTTATTCTTGCTCTTCTTACTGCTATTGTAATCTTCGGTGGGGTGAAACGGATCGCCCGGGTAACAGAATGGATGGTACCCATTATGGCAGGGGGCTATGTTCTCATTGCACTATTTATCATGCTAATCAACATTACTCAGGTGCCAGGTATCTTCATGACCATCTTCAGCAGCGCCTTTGGTATTAATCAAGCCATTGGTGGAGGGATTGGAGCTGCACTGATGATGGGGATTAAGCGTGGTCTTTTCTCTAATGAAGCAGGCATGGGTAGTGGCGCGAATGCAGCTGCAACTGCTGAGGTAAGTCATCCTGTAAAGCAGGGATTGGTTCAAGCTCTAAGTGTCTTTACCGATACACTGATTGTCTGCAGCGCCACAGCATTTATTATTCTATTAGCTGGCAATTATGGAAACCCTGATTTAACCGGTATTGAGCTTACCCAAGCAGCTTTGAGTACTCACATGGGTTCATGGGCGACCAGCTTTGTGGCTATTATCGTCTTCCTATTTGCATTTAGCTCTGTGATTGGAAATTACTACTATGGAGAAACCAATATTGCATTTATTAGAACAAGTAAGGTATGGCTGTTCATTTATCGTTTCCTCGTGGTAGGTATGGTTTTTTATGGCTCAGGAGCTAAGATTGAAATTGTTTGGGACATGGCTGACCTGTTTATGGGATTAATGGCCTTACTCAACCTCATCGCCATCGGGTTACTTGGTCGAATCGCATTTCTTGCCTTACAAGATTATCGCCGCCAAAAGAAAGCAGGCATGGAACCTGTTTTCCATGCCTCTAGCATTGAAGGCTTAACCACTGTTGAATGTTGGGGAGACGAAGGGAAGTAGTCGTTCCAGCTCTCCAGTAAGATATGACCATTTCTTTTCTCTGTAAATCCTAAAATACAAACTGCGTAAAAATAGCTTCATATTGAGCATCTGATGATACTTATCAGGGACTGGTAATTCGTCCTTTAATCGGATGCTCTTTTTTATCTTCTCTTCTAATACTTCAATGAGTTCCTTCTCTTCCCACCCTCGCTCTAGCATGGCAATGAATGGGGAAACCATCCGTTCATCCTCTTCATCTTGATAAACGATTTCATGGACTAATATCTTATCTAGTAAGATACTGGCGATGGATGTGAATTCATTGTTTGCTAATTTTGGATTTCTTACTAACACCTCCATTGCATCAGCTACATGAGCCATACTATGCGCCCAGCCTTTTCCCTTCACATAGCCTCGATAATCCTGCTCATCTTCGACATAATTTAGTAGCCTCGTTGTCAATTGCTGAAACTGTTCCCTAAGAATAAATGAAGATTGAGTATCCTCCATCAATAACAAGGCCACAAGAAGCGCAGTAAAAGCACGGGTAAAGACTGTATCATTATCCTTACTTCCAATCCCTGCTAAAAGATAATCATCCTGCATGCATCGTACCAAGAGTTCTCCTAGCTGTTCATTGGACAAATAGTTTTGAAGAATAAGCTGTGCATATGTCCTGTAGATCAATTGATCACGCAATTCTC belongs to Rubeoparvulum massiliense and includes:
- a CDS encoding carbohydrate ABC transporter permease, with protein sequence MSPFKKVLYYGLLTISALILFFPIIVASMISFMDGAEILRGTFIPNSWKLDNYVQAFMSVPLLRYLWNSFQVSFLVMIGQLVIASLAAYAFVFIQFKGRNFLFFLFISTMMIPWEATMIPNYLTIQQLDWIDRLPALTIPFFATAFGTFLLRQHFKTIPYELIEAAQMEGLNRFQIYLRVVVPVSRISFVTLGAYAFLTTWNMYLWPLLVTNDEKAVRTVQIGLKQMQSQEISTAWGVVMAGAIVVVIPSLLLLFAGQKQLQKGLTQGAIK
- a CDS encoding alanine/glycine:cation symporter family protein, which codes for MKILESIVSVSNDILWTYVLIILLIGLGMYFTIRSNFVQFRMIGEMFRLLGQGTKGSKEKKGITSFQAFSIGTAARVGTGNLAGVALAIATGGPGAVFWMWIIALIGAASSFVESTLAQIYKVKDEKGYRGGPAYYMEKGLNRRWMGILFAVLITLCFGFVFNSVQANTISLAFNNAYGIDRDWMGLILALLTAIVIFGGVKRIARVTEWMVPIMAGGYVLIALFIMLINITQVPGIFMTIFSSAFGINQAIGGGIGAALMMGIKRGLFSNEAGMGSGANAAATAEVSHPVKQGLVQALSVFTDTLIVCSATAFIILLAGNYGNPDLTGIELTQAALSTHMGSWATSFVAIIVFLFAFSSVIGNYYYGETNIAFIRTSKVWLFIYRFLVVGMVFYGSGAKIEIVWDMADLFMGLMALLNLIAIGLLGRIAFLALQDYRRQKKAGMEPVFHASSIEGLTTVECWGDEGK
- a CDS encoding ABC transporter substrate-binding protein; amino-acid sequence: MLKRYLRMGSVIMLTILLTWSLVACSSKEGTASTEKTSDGKVKVTFWHAMGGNAKDSLESVVNEFNQSQNKVFVEPIFQGSYDEALTKFRPVGGTKDAPTIIQTFEIGTKFMIDSGFIEPIHTFIEKDGYDLSQLESNIISYYSIDGKLYSMPFNSSTPVLIYNKDAFRDAGLDPENPPRTYSEIQEVAAQLTKKNGNVTERYGFSMLTYGWFFEQLLATQGGHYVNNDNGRSVTATEAVFNGEEGLRIFRFLDEMNKAGTFGNFGTNWDDIRAAFQSEKVAMYMDSSAGTRGTIDNASFDVGVAFIPHPDGLEPQGVIIGGASLWMSKGISEEQQAGAWEFMKFLTTPEIQAKWHVSTGYFAINPEAYEQDLVKEQWEQYPQLKVTVDQLQSTKPSYATQGALISVFPESRQQVVTALENLYGGMDPQEALNRAAEETNRIIETANRIAK
- a CDS encoding carbohydrate ABC transporter permease, producing MNHHAQFQPQLELKQRSQLNWWKRTVGLRVALLYLLPSIILFTIFVFYPMVKTIYLSFFLTDQRGDPALFVGLENYTYLLTSESFAKSVQATFLFVIYTVPSSVMLALYLALLANEKLKGIGFFRTIFSSTMGISVAASSVIWLFFFHPSIGVLNRLLALFGLEQIEWLLDPTWALISIAIITIWMNTGFTFLILLGGLQNIDEHLYESARIDGANYWYQLRRITLPMLSPTLFFVMTITLINSFQTFGQVDILTKGGPSNATNVIVYSIYRDAFINYQFGTASAQAVLLFLCILVVTILQFKLGEKRVHYQ
- a CDS encoding glycerol-3-phosphate dehydrogenase/oxidase — encoded protein: MSSGMSARQRVHMLQAMEKEAYDLLIIGGGITGAGIALDAQTRGLKTALLEMQDFASGTSSRSTKLVHGGLRYLKQGKVKMVAEVGRERTIVYENGPHVTQPEWMLLPFYEGGTFGPLSTSLGLWLYDRLAGVKGVERRRMLNVEETLELVPSLKKEGLRGSGLYVEYRTDDARLTIEVLKSAVVYGAEMVNYTKVVQLRYEENRVVGVVAEDQLTGEQYEINAKKIVNATGPWVDYLREMDGSKQGKTLHVTKGVHLVFDQGKFPLSHAVYFDTPDGRMVFAIPRDGKTYVGTTDTNYDGDYARPQMSEADLNYLLRAVDYIFPELKIKPKDMESGWAGLRPLIHEEGRDPSEISRKDEIFISPSGLISIAGGKLTGYRKMAENVVNQVVAQLQQIGFGEIGPCRTKELPISGGEVGGSHGYSQFILQKCREGMDLGLTKEEAEYWINQYGSNIDRLFQIYRHFTAEQQASSLDGEISIPLNILVPLQYGMEYEMVVKPSDFLIRRSGALLFNIEMVQQWKEQIIDYMAAYLHWSKEVQQNYRDELMTELEAVVSAVPTS
- a CDS encoding ABC transporter ATP-binding protein, with the translated sequence MKQVELRDISKSYDQKTTVIQNVNVTIEPGEFFVLVGPSGCGKSTMLRMIAGLEEITSGELYIGNTLATQLHPSKREISMVFQNYALYPHLTVEENIVFGLKVRKVPKVERKKRCFDVAEMLGLMPYLKRKPRELSGGQRQRVALARAIVNESPICLMDEPLSNLDAKLRAYMRSEIRQIQRRLGITMIYVTHDQIEAMTMGDRMMILDHGIVQQIGTPLEIYNQPANPFVATFIGSPPMNLAEAYWSQQGSIQLEGLSSIPVPASSSLPLRDGEKIIVGVRPELIQPAEGSGQGIGVNQSTVEIINVEVLGHETIATFQVQGQAWHAKWSGQWRVQVGDQLPIRLDYQALCLFHGETGKLLKAPANGERTLLADEVMA
- a CDS encoding DUF2785 domain-containing protein; the encoded protein is MNAEELKRRLRQLQDNDYADLRIEDGFPLCLSMLSYIGHPDGELRDQLIYRTYAQLILQNYLSNEQLGELLVRCMQDDYLLAGIGSKDNDTVFTRAFTALLVALLLMEDTQSSFILREQFQQLTTRLLNYVEDEQDYRGYVKGKGWAHSMAHVADAMEVLVRNPKLANNEFTSIASILLDKILVHEIVYQDEEDERMVSPFIAMLERGWEEKELIEVLEEKIKKSIRLKDELPVPDKYHQMLNMKLFLRSLYFRIYREKKWSYLTGELERLLPFVSPTFNSG
- a CDS encoding MgtC/SapB family protein, encoding MIENIDTITMLGRLILAAILGGLIGWERDLRNKQAGLKTNLLVSVGSALVMMLSTYGFLDVENHPNARFDPTRLAHGVISGIGFLGAGAILRQANHIVTGLTTAAMLWVVAAIGLCVGAGYYTPAIVTTLLVLFSVSILGEIEGRFLVPKKLSELWIVMDDRPGLIHQILKIVREHGMDVQHLTVSDHDLLEEGRLGVGIRGRYSARFDWANVTAQLKMVAGVKHVECEMPILSYSGKERE
- a CDS encoding MATE family efflux transporter — encoded protein: MQQTYSLQEKISQFWIILFPIFISQIGLFSMNIVDTMMSGHVGPGELAGVAIGSSLWLPIFAGLNGIFIAMTPIVAQQLGAGEQKKIAFYVRQGLYVAVVIALFVYFIGFFLLDIILNGMSIEEHVRYVAKHYLIGLTTGIIPLFMFQILRSTIDALGHTRVTMFITLIALPVNVLLNYLLIFGKLGFPRLGGIGAGYATALTYLFIVLVTGFLLRRLPALNEYQILQGRFPVDLAVWKELLKVGMPIGLALFFETSIFAAVTLLMSSYDTITIASHQGAMTFESFLYMVPLSISMALTIVVGYEAGAKRYQDAKVYIQIGITLAVLFGLLLAVFIYLFRANVAGFFTKDHDTLLLTQHFLIYAIFFQLSDAVAAPLQGALRGFKDVNWIFIMAMISYWIIGLPLGFILSNYTSLGPFGYWVGLITGLAAGAVTLSGRMFYLLRQLQHHA